The stretch of DNA TTAACCAACGAAGTATCCTTCGAACGAAAGGCTAAAGAAATATTACTCGCTCTCCGTTTAGAAAAGTTTTTTGATAAGAAGGAAATTTTGGAAGCCTATTTAAATGTTTCAACCTTTGGCAGAAATTCATCTGGGAGAAATATTGCAGGTGTTCAAGCAGCTGCTAAAGGAATATTCGGTGTTAATGCAAAGGACTTAAATCTTGCACAATCCGCTTTCATCGCTGGTCTTCCGCAAAGTCCATTCGGCTACACGCCTTATACACAAGCTGGAGAACTAAAAACACCTGAAGGGCTTGAACCTGGCCTTACGCGAATGAAAACCGTTTTAAAAAGAATGTATGATAATGGAAAAATCGATCAAAAGCAATACGAAGAGGCATTAGCCTATGATATCACAAAGGACTTTATTCCACGCGTCGAAAGTACAGTTGAAAAGTATCCATACTTGACCATGGAAATAGAGAAGCGCGCTGTTGAAATCATGACAGAAATATTAGCAAAAAATGACGGATACACTGAGCAGGATTTAAAAAATAATAGTGAGCTTCAAAATGAATACGAGATTTTAGCAGACCGTAATATACGTCAAAACGGTTATCAAATCCATACAACCATCCACAAGGGTATTTATGATGCCATGCAAACGGCAAAAGATAATTTTGCTTACTATGGAAGCGATAAAGTAGAAATGGTTAAAGACGCTGAAACCGGTGAAATGAAAGAGGTTATTGAACCGGTACAGCTTGGAGCAATTCTAATCGATAACAGCACTGGAAAAATTCTATCCTTTGTCGGTGGAAGAGATTTTGAGTTAAACCAGGTAAATCATGCTACATTTTCTACACGATCTAACGGTTCAACAATGAAGCCTTTAGTTGTTTACGCTCCAGCCCTAGAGTTAGGAAAGGTATCTCCAGGAACAGTAATACCGGATGTCGAGGTCTATCTGGATCCTCATCGTCCAAATGAACCATATCCAAGAAACTATGATAAAACATATAGTGGATTAGTTTCTGCACGCCATGCATTGGCAATGTCCTATAATGTGCCTGCCATGCTAACCTATCGGACAATTATTGATCAACGACCAGCACAATATCTAGAGAAGATGGGTTTTACAACTGTTATTGAAAATGACTACACAACAAATTCATTAGCACTCGGCGGCATTACAAACGGTGTAACAGTGGAAGAAAATGTTAATGCTTATGGCACATTTGCTAATGGCGGAAAATTTATAGATGCTTACATGATTGAAAAAATAGTAGACAAAAACGGTAAAGTCATCTATCAGCATGAAGTAGAGCCAGTTGAGGTTTTCAGCCCTCAAACTGCTTATCTAACTATTGATATGATGAGAGATGTTATTAGTAATGGAACAGCAAGCTCGCTAAAAGGCCGTTTAAAATTTAATTCCGATTGGGCTGGAAAAACAGGTACAGGCCAAGATTTAAAGGATTCATGGTTTGTCGCAGTCAATCCAAAGGTTAGTTTTGGTGTCTGGAATGGATACGATACACCGAAACCATTAGAGCTTCGTTATAAGGGTCTTCATCACGGAGCTAGAAATGTTTATTTATGGGCAGATTTAATGAATGCTGCATATGATGCGGCTCCTGAACTTGTAACATCAAATCAACAATTCCAAATGCCTGGTGGAATTGTACGCAGATCATACTGTGCTGCTTCTGGACTTCTTCCATCTGAAGCATGTTCAAAAGCTGGCCTTGTTGAAACAGATTTGTATAACGCCAAGTTTGTTCCTACACAGTCTGATGACAATTTTGCAGACGGAAAATTTGTGTATATTGGAGATAAACGATATTTAGCATTGGAAAGCACACCAGAGGAATTTACCAAAAATGGAGTCATTATCAGTCCTAAGCTTTTTGAAGAGAAGTATCGAATTCCAATAAAAGATGTATCACAGTTAATACCTAAACGAGAGAAATGGGCTGGCCTCTTTGTAGCCGATTCAAAATTAGAGGAAAATGGAAAAAATCCGTCTGCACCAAGCGTCAGTCTTTCTAATTCTAAAATCATATGGAACCAACATCCTGAAAATGATGTAATTGGCTACCGAATTTATCAAAAATCTGGCGGCACCATCAAAAAGGTTGGAAGCATTACTGCTGGTGATCAACGATCTTATCAAGTGTCAACTGGAGAATATTATGTAACAGCAGTTGATATTGCAGGTAAAGAATCTGCCCCATCCAATGTCATTCAATTTGGGCAAACTGAACCACCACCTGATAAAGATCAACCTTCTGAACCACCTAAAGAGGACAAAGACCCGCCTGATGACGGGGATGGTTCAAATCCAGGATCTGGAACGAGCCCCGGCGACGGTAATGAAGATGGTGACAATCAGCCACCTATGGACAGAAATTAATCGCTTTTAAAGTAATTAAAGAGGGAACTGTTCTAAAATGACATCTCCTTTGAAAATAAAAATGCTGTTATATAGGCATTTAATATATGATAAAGGGGCAGCTATAAGTCGAGAACTCGACTTATAGCTGCCCCTCTTTTTGATCTATTTTGCTCAATTAGTCTTCCATTGTTGAAAGATCACCTGTAGGGAGGTTTAATTCCCATGCCTTTAAAACGCGACGCATGATTTTACCACTTCTTGTTTTTGGAAGCTTATCACGGAATTCTATTTCACGAGGTGCTGCATGCGCTGCAAGACCTTTCTTTACGAATTGACGAATATCCTCCGTTAACTCTTCAGAAGGTTCATACCCCTCAAGTAAAGCAATAAACGCTTTAATAATTTCTCCACGTACTGGATCCGGTTTTCCAATTACACCTGCTTCAGCCACAGCTGGGTGCTCTAATAGCTTACTCTCTACCTCAAACGGCCCTACCCGTTCTCCAGAGGTCATGATCACATCATCAACACGTCCTTGAAACCAAAAATAACCTTCCTCATCCATATAAGCTGAGTCACCCGAAACATACAAGTCACCAGGCATGAAATACGAATCATATTTCTCTTTATTATTCCAAATGGTTTGCATCATTGAAGGCCAGCCCTTTTTGATAGCGAGATTGCCCATACGGTATGGTGGAAGTTCAGTACCTTGATCATCTACGATTGCAGCGATTACTCCAGGTATCGGCTTACCCATGGAACCAGGTTTTATTTCCAAACAAGGATAATTACAGATCAATAGTGCTCCTGTTTCAGTCATCCACCATGTGTCATGAATCCGTTTTTGGAATACTTTCATTCCCCACTTAATAACCTCTGGATTTAATGGTTCACCAACACTGACAATATGACGAAGCGTGCTAAGTTCAAATTTCTTTACAATCTCGTCCCCAGCTCCCATAAGCATCCTAAATGCAGTAGGGGCACTATACCAGATCGTAACTCCGTATTCCTCAATTATTTTATACCAGAATTCTGGGTTAAATCTTCCTCCTACAACTACATTTGATGTACCAGTAAGCCATGGCCCAAATATTCCATAGGAGGTTCCCGTCACCCAACCAGGATCGGCCGTGCACCAATATACATCTTCTTCCTGCATATCTAGTACCCATTTTGCTGTATGATAGTGCTGAATCATGGCGTTATGGACATGTAATACCCCTTTAGGCTTTCCTGTAGAACCAGAAGTATAATGAAGAATTAACCCATCTGTTCGTTCAACCCATTCGATCGAAAGCTTGTTGCTTGCCTCACTCAATCTTTTATTAAAATCAATATAAGGTCCTTCTTCCTCAATTCCTTCCCCAACAAGAAAAACAGTTTTGAGTGCAGGAAGTTCATTCACTGGAACACGATTTAATAATTCCGGTGTCGTAATCAAAACCTTTGCTTCGCTATCTTCTAACCGATCTCTAACAGCACCTTCCATAAACGCTTCAAACAAAGGTCCAACAATCGCTCCAAGCTTAATTGCACCTAATGCAGCAAAATAAAGCTCTGGAGAACGCGGCATAAAGATAAATACGCGATCTCCTTTTTCAACATCTCCATAAGATTTAAGGATGTTACCAGCCTTGTTGGATAGCTCCTTCATTTCCTTAAAAGTATATTTTTCTTTTCTTAAACCTTCACGAAAATATAAAGCTATTTTATTCTTTCTAAATGATTCTGCATGTCGGTCAATCGCCTCATAAGCCATATTCACGCGACCTGTATCATACCAAGAAAAAGCTTTCTCACCTTCTGCCCAATCGAATTGATTGTACATTTCATCATAGTTTTTTAAATTATTATCCCCTCTTGTTGCCGGTAACGCTTCGACTTTCATATATCAATATCCCCCTTTTGATAATGTACAACTTTAGCAACTGAATAACCTCAGCAAATCATTTTGAGATTATCAGTGTGCTTTTGCTGTGATAGTTTGCTAATATTATAGTATAAGTTTTATCTTTTCTCAATTTTTAAAATATTCAATCCGGATTTTCCTCTTTATACTAAAATTTAGGCTATGTTAAACTTCCCTGTTGATTTCCGCTGCAGGCACTTAGCGATCGCGGGCGGTCCAGAAGCCTCCTCGTAGCTATCGCTACTGCGGGGTCTCCCTTTGACTCGCTTCTCCCGCAGGACGTTGAATAATCTTCCCCGATAATCACCGCACGAAGAAAATGCGTTAGCATTTTCGAGGAGCTCGCGCCTGCAGCGAGAATCAACAACAAAAATAGCATTATCAACACTGAGCTTTAACAAAGCTAAAATTTAAGAAGCTGCCATTAAAGATAGTAGATAATAATTTTTTCAGACATTCGATCTCTTTAACTCTTTAATCGCTAAGTTCATCTGACAAATCTGTCACAAAATGTTTTCGAATAATACAGAAAATATTGTGAAAGCGCTTAAAACCAATTATTTTTATGTATAATAGTATTCATAATGAACATGTCATTAGGCGGTGAATAAATGGAACATCGAAAAACGTATAATGCAAAAGAAATAAAAACACCTAGAGGAAATATAATTATTGAAGGACCCATTTCTGCTCAAAAATTAGCAGATTTAGAGTTTCATAAAGATTTAATCGCATTTCGTCCCCCAGAGCAGCAGAAAAAAGCTCTGATCGAAATTGCTGGCCTTCCAGAAGGTAGAATCATTATCGCTAGGTATAGAGACATAATTGTCGGCTACGTCACATTTGTATACCCTGATCCACTTGAAAGATGGTCAGAAGGGAAAATGGAGAATTTAATAGAGCTTGGCGCCATCGAAGTTATCCCCGAGTATAGAGGTACAGGTACTGGTAAAAACCTTATAATGGTCTCTATGATGGATGATGCGATGGAAGATTATATTATTATTACAACTGAGTATTATTGGCATTGGGATTTAAAAGGAACTGGCTTAAATGTCTGGGAATATCGGAAGGTAATGGAGAAAATGATGAACGCAGGCGGCTTGGAATGGTATGCAACAGATGATCCAGAAATCAGCTCTCATCCTGCAAATTGCTTGATGGCAAAGATCGGTAAAAGGGTAGATCTTGATTCCGTACAGAAATTTGACCGCCTTCGTTTCATGAACCGATTTATGTATTAGATTGTTATTTATCATTTTATAAGGGTGATATGAAGTGATTGTTGAAGAAATTATGAAAACAGATTTAACTGCATTGTCAATGGATGACTGTATTGCAGATGCTATCAAGTTAATGGGTGAAAAAAAAATACGCCATCTTCCTATAATCGATCATGAACATCATCTAGTAGGACTTGTAACAGATAGAGATATTCGCGATGCAACACCATCCATTTTTGATACTGATAAATTTAAAGAGGGATTACAGAACCCGTTAAAAATGATTATGAAAACAAACATTATTACGGGACACCCTCTTGATTTTGTTGAAGAGATTTCAGCCATCCTTTACGAGCACCGAATTGGATGCCTTCCAATTCTAAAAGATGAAAAGCTGGTGGGAATTGTAACTGAAACAGATCTTTTAAGGACGTTAGTTGAATTAACAGGTGCACACCAGCCAGGATCACAAATTGAAGTGAAAGTTCCAAATAAATCCGGGATGCTGTATGAGATCACTACAGTAATCAGAAACCGTAAAGCAAATATTCAAAGTGTACTAGTTTATCCTGATAAAAGTGATGAAAAATACAAAATAATCGTATTAAGAGTTCAAATGATGAACCCCTTAACTATTATTGAAGATTTAAAGAAAGCCGGTCATCAAGTATTATGGCCTAATCATCCGGGGCAGTCTTCATGAAACAGAATTCTGTTTTTATCTTTTCAGAAGACTTGCTGAACTATAAATTCAGTGAGAATCATCCTTTTAATCAAATAAGAATTAAACTTACACTTGATTTGCTTCAACAAATAAAGGCAATTGAGGATCATCAAATTGTTCCTCCCCGTATTGCCACCGATGAGGAGCTTCAACTCATACATGACCCAAGCTATGTAAATGCAGTGAAGCTGGCCAGCAACGGCCAGCTATCCACTGAAGTAGGGGAAAATTACGGCCTTGGTACAGAAGATACACCCATATTCAAAAATATGCATGAGGCAAGTTCATTATTAGTTGGAGGAACACTATCTGCTGTTGACTATGTCATGAGCGGTCGTGCTAAGCATGCTCTTCATCTTGGAGGCGGCCTTCACCATGGTTTCAGAGGAAAAGCTTCTGGCTTTTGTATTTATAATGATAGCTCGGTAGCAATTAAGTATATACAAGAAAATTATAATGCTAGAGTCCTATATGTAGATACAGACGCACATCATGGAGATGGGGTTCAATGGTCATTTTATGATGATCCTAATGTTTGTACACTTTCAATCCATGAAACTGGGCGATATTTATTCCCTGGAACTGGTAATGTAAATGAACGTGGACAAGGAAAGGGGTACGGTTATTCATTTAATATTCCCGTAGATGCGTTTACAGAAGATGACTCTTGGCTTGATATTTACAGAGCATCATTAAAGGAAATTGCTGAGTTTTTCAAACCCGATGTCATTTTGACACAGAACGGGGCCGATTCTCATTATTTAGACCCCCTTACACATCTTTCTTCAACTATGAAAATTTATCGTGAAATCCCAAAGATTGCCCATGAGATTGCTCATCAATATTGTGATGGAAAATGGATTGCAGTAGGGGGAGGGGGATATGATATATGGCGGGTCGTTCCTCGAGCATGGGCGTTCATTTGGTTAGAAATGACTGAAAACTCTAACTGTTATGGATCTTTGCCGTTAGAATGGTTAAATAACTGGAAAGATCGTTCTCCTGTTCCGCTTCCTATACAGTGGGACGATCCCGATGACTTGTACAAGCCTATTCCAAGAAAAATGGAAATAACCGAAAAAAACAAACAAACATTAGAAAAGGCTCTCTATCCTATTAGAAATCATAGCAAAAGGGAAACAAATTAAAAGGACCTTATAGGTCCTTTTAATTTGAAACGAGATCATCTTTACTATATTTTGGATCTGAAATAACAATTTCAACGCGACGATTTTTTTGTCTATTTTCTGGTGAATCGTTCGGAACTATTGGTCTAGTATCAGAATAGCCAACAGCAATAAATCTGCTGCTATCCAATTGATGCTCTTCTATAAGATAGTTGATAACACTGCTTGCCCGTGCAGCAGATAACTCCCAATTGGAAGGATATCGATAACTATTCATAGGGCGGTCATCTGTATGTCCTTCAACCTTTACTAAATTAGGCAGGTTTTTTAAGAGTTCGCCTACCTTATCTAGAAATGGATGAGCATCAGCAATTACATTGGCTTCCCCAGGTGCAAATAAAACCTTTTCCTGAAGGACCAGTACAACACCACGTTCCGTTCGATTGGCGATAATTACATCATCCATACCGTTTTTATCTAAGAAGCTCTGAACTTCTGTTAAAAGATTTTCCAATGACTCATCCGTAGAATCTTGATCACTATTTTCATTAGCTTTTCCTTCATTCTTGTCATTCACAGGCATATCCGCCTCTATTCCTGCTGGATTATCTAGTGGCACAACTGAAGGATAGAAATCAAAAAATTGCTCACGAAATGATTCTGTTATTGCCTTAAATTTTAGCATATCAATCTGAGACATTGAGAATAGCAAAATAAAGAAAACTAATATTAATGTAATTAAGTCAGAGAATGTAACCATCCAGCCAGGAGCACCTTTAGGAGCTTGAGATTCCCTTCTCCTAAGCTTCATTTTTTAAATCCTCCCCAGAATACATCAATGACGCTGCTGCTTTTCGCTCTTCTGTAGATAAGAAAGCACTCAGCTTTTCTTCAAGAAGCTTAGGGTTTTGACCTGCTTGTACACCAAGCACACCTTCAATAATTATTTGCTTTAAAAAGACTTCCTTCTCTGTTTTTAAAGCTAGCTTTGAGGCTATTGGAAGAAATACTAAATTCGCTAGTAATGTTCCATATAAAGTGGTTAATAGAGCAATTGCCATATTGGGACCGAGACTTGATGGATCATTTAAGTTTCTTAGCATGAGAACTAGTCCAATTAATGTACCAATCATCCCCCATGACGGCGCGTATTCCCCGGCTTTTTCCAGAATACTTCTACCCTTTCGATGCCTCTCTTCCATAGCCGTAATTTCCGCGTTCATAATATCGTTAATCATATCAGGCTCAATTCCATCTACAGCAAGCAAAATTCCCTTACGAATAAAAGGATCTTCAACCTCTTCTATCTCAACTTCCAAAGAAAGCAGCCCTTCACGACGCGCACGCTCCGAAAGAGTGACAAGCGTCTTAATTAATTGGTCCAAATTTTGCTCATTTTGGCTAAATCCTTGCTTTATAACAGTAAAAACATGTTTCATATCTTTTGGTGGAAAGCTTACAAGCAAACCTGCAATAACTCCACCTAAAACAATTAACATGGAAGCTGGATCAATAAAGGAAAAAAAGCCACTTATTCCTCCATTTGTTATAATCCCAAAAACAAGCATAACTAAGCCAACAATCAAACCGATTGGCGTTAGTGCATCCATTTTTTTCATAAGGTCCTCTCCCGATCTTTAAAAATAATGAAAAGTGCGCTTCCGCTTTTCTCTGTCCAGCTACAGCGTCTAGGGCCTCGAGGTCTTAAGCCGTTCCGCCAAAAAGGTTAAAGGTCAACCTTTCTGACGGCTCGTCTTAAGCTTGTCGCCCCTGGGCAAGCCGCTTCCGCTTTTCTCTGTCTAGCTACACCACCTAGCCCCTCGAGGTCTTAAGTCATTCCGTCAAGAAAGTTAAAGAACAACATTCATGCCGGACTGTCTTATGCTTGTCGGACTTTCACAGGATGTGATGACGTCGATGTTCGCCACAGGACGTGGCGGTTCTTATTCGACGTTCCTTAGAACAAACCGCTTCCGCTTTTCTTCTTATATCGGCATTTCCATTATTTTGTTGAGCTTCGTTGTTCAATTCGGTGTGGGAGAACGACAATATGATCCCTTACTTCTTCTTTGTTCATATACTTTGTTAAAAGTCTCATTGCAACTGCCCCGATATCATAAAGTGGCTGTACAATAGTTGTTAGCTGAGGTCGAACCATCAATGATAATCTTGTATTATCGGAACTGATCACTTCGAAATCTTCTGGAATATTAAATCCTTTATCTTCTGCTCCATGAACAATGCCTAATGCCATTTCATCGGATGCTGAAAAAATTGCAGTTGGTTTCTTATTTGCTTCAAGAAGCTTTTCGAATGCCTCAATTCCAGAATCATATGTGTAATCACCTTCAGCTACTAACACTTCATTATAAGATATTCCTTCATCTGCTAATGCTCGCTTATAGCCTTCAAGTTTTTTCACGCTATTAATCGGCTCATGCAAAGGCCCTAAAACGATTGCTACTTCATTATGGCCATTTTTAATAAACGATGTGACAGCATCATATGTTGCTTGCTCATAATTGATATTTACTGATGGGATTGTTTCAGATTCCTCAATTGAGCCTGCCAGAACAATTGGAACTGGAGATTTTTCAAATTCCTCAACTAGCTCCGGAGTGATATTCCCTCCCATAAAAACAATTCCATCGACTTGCTTTCCAAGCATTGTATTTAATAGATGTAGTTCCTTATCTAAATTTTGATCCGAATTACTAAGAATAATATTGTATTTATACATGGTTGCAATATCTTCAATTCCTCTAGCCAGCTCTGCAAAGAAGATATTCGAAATATCTGGTATGATTACACCAACTGTAGTCGTTTTCTTGCTCGCAAGACCACGCGCAACTGCATTTGGACGATAACCAAGTCTTTCAATCACCTCCGTTACCTTTTTCCTAGTTGCGGGCTTTACATTTGGATTCCCATTCACTACTCGGGAAACCGTTGCCATTGATACATTAGCCTCTCTAGCAACATCGTATATCGTTACATTCATTTTTTTCACTCCTTATACTCTTAGGCGAATCATTTTATTTTAGTTTACTACAAGTTTCTTAACCTTATCACGTTGACATTTGTGATTGGTTACACATGCATAATTATGTAATTAATCATACGACAGTCTACGAATTGCCGCAATGTCAAGACTCATTTTTTTACAAAAATGACACTAAGAAAAGCGCAAGCGCCTTGCTCACCCCCGACAAGCACAAGACGAGCCTCACGGAAAGGTGTTCTTTACCTTTCTGGGAGGATTGGCTTGTGACCTCGAGGGGGTAGGCGCTGGAGCTAGACAATTCTCAAACTTAGAAAAGTTATCCTTCCTTAACTTCAAATAAAAGAAGCCTTCTGTCGAATGCAGAAGGCTTTCCATCTATTATACTTTAACAAACGCAGACGATTGCAGTTCCTTCATAAACTCATCAAACTGTTTTAAATCCATTTGCTGGGCATTATCTGATAATGCCACTGCTGGGTCTGGATGAACTTCAGCCATAACACCATCTGCTCCAATTGCTAATGCCGCTTTTGCTGCAGGAAGAAGTAAATCTCGTCTTCCAGTTGAATGTGTGACATCGACTAATACTGGTAAATGCGTTTCTTGTTTTAAAATTGGCACTGCAGAAATATCTAAAGTATTGCGAGTTGCACGCTCATACGTACGTATTCCGCGTTCGCAAAGTATGATCTGCCCATTTCCCTGAGCCATAATATACTCGGCAGCATTTATGAATTCCTCAATAGTAGCAGAAATACCACGCTTCAGTAATACTGGCTTATTGACTGCTCCTGCTGCTTTCAATAATTCAAAATTCTGCATGTTTCTTGCACCGATTTGGATAACATCAATGTAATTTACAGCTGTTTCGATATCAGCAGGACTTACAATTTCACTAATAACAGCTAAATCAAATTCATCTGCTATTCTTTTTAATATTTTCAGCCCTTCAATACCTAAACCTTGGAAATCATATGGGGATGTTCTAGGTTTAAAGGCACCTCCACGAAGAAGCTTAAGCCCCTTCCCTTTGATTGCATCAGCAACGGTAGCTACTTGCTCATAAGATTCTACCGCACAAGGACCAAATACTAAATGTGGATTTCCATCGCCAACTTTTTCTCCTTTAATATCCACAATCGTATTTTCGGGCTTTTTCTTCCTAGAAACTAAAAGAGCCTTACGGTGATCATCCTCTTGCAGTTCCAATCCAGCCTTAAAAATCTCCTTAAAAACATGTTCAATTGTAGAGTTTTCAAAAGGCCCATCATTATGCTCTTTAATTAAATTCAGCATATGTCGTTCGCGGACAGGATCGTAACGATGAACCCCTTGTGTTTCCTTCGCCTTCCCAATTTCCTGAACTAATTTAGCTCTCTCATTAATAAATGAAAGGAGCTGCAAATTTAACTCATCTACTCGATTTCGCAATTGATTAAGTTCATTACTCAATTCAATCCCTCCCCTTCAATAGATAATTAAGATCGATTCGAATGAGGTAGCCATTAAGAATAAGTTATCCTATCCCAATACACATGATTCCTCTCATTCTTCTTTATCGGCCCTTAAATATATGATACATTTTTAATAATTAGAGTTATTATATATGAAAATGAACTGCATGTCACGGATTTTTTCTTTATTAATTAAACGCTTTTAAGTAATAAAGTACAGTATCTTGTAAAAGAAGGTGTATTCACTTGCACGAACAAAAAAAGCTTTTTGCTTTAGATATCGGAACGCGTTCAGTAATAGGAATTATATTAGAAGAAAATCAGGGTCAATATCATGTTGTCGACTTCCTTCTGAAAGAGCATACAGAACGAGCCATGCTTGATGGACAAATTCATGATGTTTTGTCTGTTTCAAAAATTATATTAGAAATAAAAGAAATACTTGAGAAAAAACACGGGCCTTTGAAGAAGGTTTGTGTTGCTGCAGCTGGGCGGGCTTTAAAAACAGAGCGAGCAAAAGTAAGCATCAATATTAACGGGAAGCCATTAATCCAAAAACAAGATATTCTTCATCTAGAGTTAAGTGCTGTACAGCAAGCACAAGCTTGTGTAGCAGAAAAGTATCAATCAGAAAAGACTTACTATTATTATTGCGTAGGTTATTCTGTTCTTTATTACCGTTTAGATGGTGAAGAGATTGGTAGTTTAATTGACCAGCAAGGGGAGGAAGCATCTGTTGAAATTATAGCCACCTTTTTACCAAAGGTTGTTGTTGAATCACTCTTATCTGCCCTTCACCGAGCAGGACTGGAGATGGAAGCACTTACTCTAGAGCCTATTGCAGCCATAAATGTGTTAATTCCACCCACTATGCGAAGATTAAATGTCGCTTTAGTTGATATAGGAGCTGGTACTTCAGATATTGCCATAACAGATTTTGGAACAATTATCGCATACGGCATGGTTCCAGTAGCAGGAGACGAAATAACCGAGGCGCTTAGCGATCATCTGCTGTTAGATTTTCCACTTGCTGAAAAAGCAAAAAGAGAATTACATAATCATGACACTATAATGGTCACGGATATTCTTGGATTTGAAACGGAAGTAAAGAAAGATGAAATTATTAATAGCATTTCTCCAGCATTAGAAAAATTAGCAACTTCTATATGTGATGAAATTCTGAGTTTAAACAATCATCAGCCTCCAAAGGCGGTCATGCTCGTAGGTGGAGGCAGCCTGACACCAGAATTGCCATTAAGAGTGGCAGAAAAACTCAATTTGCCAAACAATAGGGTCGCAATTAGAGGTATAGATGCCATTCAATCATTAACCTTATCTGATCATATAACTAAGGGGCCAGACCTCGTTACACCTATTGGTATTGCCATCGCAGCTCATAAATCACCTGTTCAATATAAAACAGTATATGTTAATGAACAGCCAGTGAGATTATTTGAAGTAAAAAAACTTACTGTTGGTGACTGTCTTCTTGCAGCTGGTATTAAAATGAATAAACTATACGGTAAGCCTGGATTAGCCATGATCGTAACTGTAAACGGACAAAATATTACTATTCCTGGCGGTCATGGAAAAGCTCCTCTAATCTTATGCAATGGAACGTCATACTCATTA from Cytobacillus dafuensis encodes:
- a CDS encoding acetoin utilization protein AcuC; this encodes MKQNSVFIFSEDLLNYKFSENHPFNQIRIKLTLDLLQQIKAIEDHQIVPPRIATDEELQLIHDPSYVNAVKLASNGQLSTEVGENYGLGTEDTPIFKNMHEASSLLVGGTLSAVDYVMSGRAKHALHLGGGLHHGFRGKASGFCIYNDSSVAIKYIQENYNARVLYVDTDAHHGDGVQWSFYDDPNVCTLSIHETGRYLFPGTGNVNERGQGKGYGYSFNIPVDAFTEDDSWLDIYRASLKEIAEFFKPDVILTQNGADSHYLDPLTHLSSTMKIYREIPKIAHEIAHQYCDGKWIAVGGGGYDIWRVVPRAWAFIWLEMTENSNCYGSLPLEWLNNWKDRSPVPLPIQWDDPDDLYKPIPRKMEITEKNKQTLEKALYPIRNHSKRETN
- a CDS encoding acetoin utilization AcuB family protein, which codes for MIVEEIMKTDLTALSMDDCIADAIKLMGEKKIRHLPIIDHEHHLVGLVTDRDIRDATPSIFDTDKFKEGLQNPLKMIMKTNIITGHPLDFVEEISAILYEHRIGCLPILKDEKLVGIVTETDLLRTLVELTGAHQPGSQIEVKVPNKSGMLYEITTVIRNRKANIQSVLVYPDKSDEKYKIIVLRVQMMNPLTIIEDLKKAGHQVLWPNHPGQSS
- the acsA gene encoding acetate--CoA ligase; protein product: MKVEALPATRGDNNLKNYDEMYNQFDWAEGEKAFSWYDTGRVNMAYEAIDRHAESFRKNKIALYFREGLRKEKYTFKEMKELSNKAGNILKSYGDVEKGDRVFIFMPRSPELYFAALGAIKLGAIVGPLFEAFMEGAVRDRLEDSEAKVLITTPELLNRVPVNELPALKTVFLVGEGIEEEGPYIDFNKRLSEASNKLSIEWVERTDGLILHYTSGSTGKPKGVLHVHNAMIQHYHTAKWVLDMQEEDVYWCTADPGWVTGTSYGIFGPWLTGTSNVVVGGRFNPEFWYKIIEEYGVTIWYSAPTAFRMLMGAGDEIVKKFELSTLRHIVSVGEPLNPEVIKWGMKVFQKRIHDTWWMTETGALLICNYPCLEIKPGSMGKPIPGVIAAIVDDQGTELPPYRMGNLAIKKGWPSMMQTIWNNKEKYDSYFMPGDLYVSGDSAYMDEEGYFWFQGRVDDVIMTSGERVGPFEVESKLLEHPAVAEAGVIGKPDPVRGEIIKAFIALLEGYEPSEELTEDIRQFVKKGLAAHAAPREIEFRDKLPKTRSGKIMRRVLKAWELNLPTGDLSTMED
- a CDS encoding GNAT family N-acetyltransferase, translating into MEHRKTYNAKEIKTPRGNIIIEGPISAQKLADLEFHKDLIAFRPPEQQKKALIEIAGLPEGRIIIARYRDIIVGYVTFVYPDPLERWSEGKMENLIELGAIEVIPEYRGTGTGKNLIMVSMMDDAMEDYIIITTEYYWHWDLKGTGLNVWEYRKVMEKMMNAGGLEWYATDDPEISSHPANCLMAKIGKRVDLDSVQKFDRLRFMNRFMY
- a CDS encoding transglycosylase domain-containing protein produces the protein MEQNQHFKDKLRSWFSLLTNKKATKGARISFQVAWNLILLFIVVVVLVGSFAGGVGAGYFASLVKDEKVRPYEKMKKDIYNYEETSDIYFADNVYLGKLRTDLEREEVKLDNVSQYLIDAVVATEDEYYYEHNGVVPKAIMRAVFQEVTNSSVQSGGSTLTQQLIKNQLLTNEVSFERKAKEILLALRLEKFFDKKEILEAYLNVSTFGRNSSGRNIAGVQAAAKGIFGVNAKDLNLAQSAFIAGLPQSPFGYTPYTQAGELKTPEGLEPGLTRMKTVLKRMYDNGKIDQKQYEEALAYDITKDFIPRVESTVEKYPYLTMEIEKRAVEIMTEILAKNDGYTEQDLKNNSELQNEYEILADRNIRQNGYQIHTTIHKGIYDAMQTAKDNFAYYGSDKVEMVKDAETGEMKEVIEPVQLGAILIDNSTGKILSFVGGRDFELNQVNHATFSTRSNGSTMKPLVVYAPALELGKVSPGTVIPDVEVYLDPHRPNEPYPRNYDKTYSGLVSARHALAMSYNVPAMLTYRTIIDQRPAQYLEKMGFTTVIENDYTTNSLALGGITNGVTVEENVNAYGTFANGGKFIDAYMIEKIVDKNGKVIYQHEVEPVEVFSPQTAYLTIDMMRDVISNGTASSLKGRLKFNSDWAGKTGTGQDLKDSWFVAVNPKVSFGVWNGYDTPKPLELRYKGLHHGARNVYLWADLMNAAYDAAPELVTSNQQFQMPGGIVRRSYCAASGLLPSEACSKAGLVETDLYNAKFVPTQSDDNFADGKFVYIGDKRYLALESTPEEFTKNGVIISPKLFEEKYRIPIKDVSQLIPKREKWAGLFVADSKLEENGKNPSAPSVSLSNSKIIWNQHPENDVIGYRIYQKSGGTIKKVGSITAGDQRSYQVSTGEYYVTAVDIAGKESAPSNVIQFGQTEPPPDKDQPSEPPKEDKDPPDDGDGSNPGSGTSPGDGNEDGDNQPPMDRN